The following proteins are encoded in a genomic region of Montipora foliosa isolate CH-2021 chromosome 10, ASM3666993v2, whole genome shotgun sequence:
- the LOC137974451 gene encoding tetratricopeptide repeat protein 28-like — protein sequence MEYYEQHLSIAKEVGDRDGEGKAIGNLGKAYNSLGNFKRAIEYCEQHLSIATEVGDRAGEGKANGNLGNAYLSLGNFKRAIQYFEQDLSIAMEVGNRAVEGKAIGNLGNAYLSLGDFKRARKCYEQHLSIVMKVGDRAGEGKAKGNLGNAYLSLGNLKRAIEYYEQDLSIAKEVGDRAGEGGANGNLGNAYHSLGNFKRAIDYHEQHLSIAKEVGDRDGEGKAIGNLAIAYDRMGELENALLLHEQHLTICKETEDPVGQGTGCYWLGRVHENLGSLCKALNFYCLSIKHLDETRRLLQSEDAWKISFRDTNQSAYTALWRALLKNGEVDEALFAAEQGRAQALTDILKVQFGVDEEPSSAVATTDSISAVMKYLPIQTVFIALEGNTISFWLLRRGSGINFRQKEIKNGSAASLIETTLKQIGAGTVVRCENRTLDKLRRHLFCGREALSETFQSLTLSDNNSLQPLFDVLISPISDLLQADDLIFVPDGPFCLAPFSALSDYVRIRTVPSLTTLKLITSAPDDFYNKRGTLLVGDPWLKEVTDKNGKPIFERLPCAIQEVEMIGELLQTIPLTGRNATKAEVLKRMKSVALIHIAAHGDSKFGEIALAPNPERASHIPKKEDFMLTMSDVHAVGLRARLVVLSSCHSGQGEVNSEGVVGIARAFLCAGARSVLVSLWAIDDEATLLFMKSFYQHLADRKSASLALHYAMKSLRKTEKYSAIKYWAPFVLIGDDVTFEFGHQKLRKNETASKT from the exons ATGGAGTattacgaacaacatcttagcattgcaaaagaagtaggggatagggatGGGGAGGGCAAGGCCATTGGTAATCTCGGCAAAGCTTAtaacagtctgggcaatttcaagcgagccatagagtattgCGAACAACACCTTAGCATTGCAAcggaagtaggggatagggccggggagggcaaggccaatggtaatctcggcaacgcttatctcagtctgggcaattttaagcgagctaTACAGTATTTCGaacaagatcttagcattgcaatgGAAGTAGGAAATAGGGCCGTGGAGGGCAAGGCCattggtaatctcggcaacgcttatctcaGTCTTGGCGATTTCAAGCGAGCCAGAAAGTGttacgaacaacatcttagcattgtaATGAaggtaggggatagggctggggagggcaAAGCCAaaggtaatctcggcaacgcttatctcagtctgggcaatttaaagcgagccatagagtattacgaacaagatcttagcattgcaaaggaagtaggggatagggccggggagggaggggccaatggtaatctcggcaacgcttatcacagtctgggcaattttaagcgagccatagattatcacgaacaacatcttagcattgcaaaagaagtaggggatagggatGGGGAGGGAAAGGCCATTGGTAATCTCGCCATCGCTTATGACAGAATGGGTGAGCTTGAAAATGCTCTTCTCCttcacgaacaacatcttactATTTGCAAGGAAACGGAGGATCCAGTAGGGCAGGGAACCGGTTGCTATTGGCTTGGTCGTGTTCATGAAAATTTAGGATCGTTGTGCAAAGcccttaatttttattgtctaAGCATAAAACACTTAGATGAAACAAGGCGTCTTCTTCAATCAGaagatgcatggaaaataagttTTCGTGACACAAATCAGTCTGCGTACACAGCTCTGTGGAGAGCACTTTTAaagaatggagaggttgatgagGCTTTGTTTGCTGCTGAAcaaggacgagcacaggctttgacAGACATTTTGAAGGTGCAATTTGGAGTTGATGAAGAACCTTCCTCGGCAGTTGCGACGACGGATTCTATCTCTGCTGTTATGAAATATTTGCCCATACAAACAGTTTTCATAGCACTTGAAGGGAACACTATCAGTTTTTGGCTTCTGAGAAGAGGAAGTGGAATAAACTTTAGGcaaaaggaaatcaaaaatGGAAGTGCCGCTTCACTGATAGAAACTACTTTGAAACAGATTGGCGCGGGAACTGTTGTCCGATGCGAGAATCGTACACTTGACAAGCTACGCAGACACTTGTTTTGCGGTAGGGAAGCTCTTTCTGAGACCTTTCAGTCTTTGACCCTCTCCGATAATAACTCTTTGCAGCCTTTGTTTGATGTCTTAATCAGTCCCATATCAGACTTGCTTCAAGCTGATGACTTAatctttgttcctgatggaccattttgcttggctccttTTTCTGCATTAAGTGACTATGTCAGGATCCGTACTGTTCCCTCGTTGACCACTTTAAAACTCATCACAAGTGCACCTGATGACTTCTACAATAAGAGAGGAACTCTGCTTGTGGGCGATCCGTGGTTAAAGGAAGTCACTGACAAAAATGGTAAGCCCATTTTCGAGCGGTTGCCGTGCGCTATACAAGAGGTGGAGATGattggagaacttctgcagacAATTCCTCTCACTGGAAGAAATGCAacgaaagctgaggtgctgaaaagaatgaagtcagttgctTTAATCCATATTGCAGCACATGGAGATTCGAAatttggagaaattgctttggccccaaatccTGAACGCGCATCCCACATTCCCAAAAAGGAAGATTTCATGTTAACAATGAGTGATGTTCATGCAGTTGGTCTTCGGGCAAGACTGGTTGTTCTGAGCTCTTGTCACAGTGGCCAGGGAGAGGTGAATTCTGAGGGTGTAGTAGGAATAGCAAGAGCTTTtctgtgtgctggtgcccggtctgttctggtgtcactTTGGGCAATCGATGATGAGGCAACCTTGCTGTTCATGAAGAGCTTCTATCAACACTTAgcagatagaaaaagtgcaagtttAGCTCTTCATTatgctatgaaatctcttcggAAGACGGAGAAGTATTCCGCCATTAAATACTGGGCACCATTTGTTCttattggcgatgatgtcacgttTGAATTTGGGCACCAGAAGCTCCGAAAGAATG AAACGGCGTCCAAAACTTGA
- the LOC137972596 gene encoding G-protein-signaling modulator 2-like has protein sequence MADKKMNAFEHHIQELSVARKEGNRKEEGIAYFNLGGYYYGLAYFEQAKRDYTEALRIFKEIGFSAEEEKACGNLGKTYHSLRNFKKARKYHKQELSNAKEVGDRAREGYACGNLGVAYRSLGNFKRAIEYHEQHLSIAKEIGDRASEGKANGNLGNTYLSLGNLKRAIEYHEQHLSIAKEVGDRDGEGKAIGNLGCDYLGLGNFKRAIEYYEQHLCIAKEVEDRALEGGANGNLGTLISVWAILSEP, from the coding sequence ATGGCAGACAAAAAGATGAACGCTTTCGAGCACCATATACAAGAGCTTAGCGTTGCCAGAAAAgagggaaacagaaaagaggAGGGTATTGCATATTTCAATCTGGGCGGTTATTATTATGGCTTGGCTTATTTTGAACAGGCTAAGAGGGATTACACAGAAGCATTAAGGATTTTTAAGGAAATAGGTTTCAGTGCTGAAGAGGAAAAAGCCTGTGGCAATCTCGGCAAAACTTATCACAGTCTGcgtaattttaaaaaagcccGAAAGTACCACAAGCAAGAACTAAGTaatgcaaaagaagtaggggatagggccagGGAGGGCTATGCCTGTGGTAATCTTGGCGTCGCTTATcgcagtctgggcaattttaagcgagccatagagtatcacgaacaacatcttagcattgcaaaagaaatagGGGATAGGGCCTCGGAGGGcaaggccaatggtaatctcggcaacacTTAtctcagtctgggcaatttaaagcgagccatagagtatcacgaacaacatcttagcattgcaaaagaagtaggggatagggatGGGGAGGGAAAGGCCATTGGTAATCTCGGCTGTGATTATCTAGGGCTGGgaaattttaagcgagccatagagtattacgaacaacatctttgcattgcaaaagaagtagagGATAGGGCCTTGGAGGGAGGAGCCAATGGTAATCTGGGCACGCTTAtctcagtctgggcaattttaagcgagccgtAG